Part of the Arachis hypogaea cultivar Tifrunner chromosome 6, arahy.Tifrunner.gnm2.J5K5, whole genome shotgun sequence genome, GAGCTTGACTCACACAATATGCGCGTCCTCTCTACGTACGGTGGCCTGTGCGGACAACGGCGTCAGTCGGAAGAGTGTCGGCGTGATGTCCGATGGCGGCTGGTAACCGTGGTGGCACTGTACCGGACGACGCCAGTCGGAAGAGTGTCGGCATGATGTCTGACGACGGATGGTAACCGTGGCGGCACTGTACCGACTTTTGCTTCGAGGAGAGAGTGAGGTAATCATAATTTGATTCCATAACTGACAGAAATCAtgatttgtttcaaaatttaaattagaaactactcaaaattaattaattacctctaatttaattctaatttcaatttaactctattgtacacattgtataaaatGTACATTGGCTTCTCATACTTTTTCAATCAGAATTAACTATCATGTATTAAAACTAACTTCTTTATGTATAAGGCATTGTTTTTTATAGATGCATAAAGACATATTATGTAACTAAATTTTGTAACAGAATTTCAATTTTTTACTAAGCTACACATAGTTAACCAAAATCTACAGCTTCTTGATCTTGATCCTTGACAAtattagcaagtatttttaaattaCCTATATAAATAAGGTCAATATAatgaagaataaataataaaaataaataaattttaatcgtaATAGCATCTAAAAAATTAGTTCTAAATTTAATttagacaaaaaaattatatatagtaggataaaagtaaatattttataaattgtatgaagaataataaaaatataaaataaaattaataaaaaatgtaaaatataaaagaagaaaatattattattacctTTTAATTGAAAGGAATGAAGGACATACAAaacctacaaaataaaaatactaaatatagtTTAGTAGaatgaattaaaaattaaaattagtataaaaaattgaataaaatacttCAAACAACTTTATATAAAtagaattctttttttattttaaagagtcttGATTTTTTTGTaggaacaaaatattaaaaattaattaaaaaataaaataaaatcatataaagTCTTAAAGAATAatgttagaaaataaaaaattataaaatataaaaaaataaatgaaaaaataaaacacaatatTATTTGAACATTTTaaaaagtgaaagaaaataaaagaatcatctaaaaaaataaaaaatataaaaaaaaagttaaacaataaataaaaacttaaaatcatATGTaagcaaattaaaattatttattttgaaacttCCAAGATAatgaattaataattaactaaAGGACTGTCCCACCTgtttataactttatatatatacactatgTTAACTTTACACTAAAATTAATACATTATAATGAATGGTTTACagacaaaataaagtaaaaggtGGCAGTCTGTACTGTGTCTAAACTTATATTGGTGGTGATAGATCAAGACAACCAATTAAATTTGAGTTGGAGCAAGCATTCTATCAAAGCAAGTAtattgccaccatcactaagaagCTCAAGAAAGAATAACGCTATCCATAAATTAGGATATTGAATCCTGATGAATCCACTAGTAGTTACTTGTCATCTAATGTATTCAGTTTGTATTATTGCATGGAATAATTGCTTCTTATTATAAAGAAAGCGCATTATACTCACTGGTGTGTTTTTCTATTTGTACCattaataaaaatttgtatttattaaatttatatttattttgaatgaaaacaagtttattttgcaatgaaaaaatctaaaaaaaattattttactttactgatggatttacagacagattttttgtctgtaTTCAGAATTTGGGATGATTTTCCAAGGTTCCAAATACGGACAGAAAATCCAtcgaaaaattcgtctgtaattacaggcggaaaatctgtctgtaattaccgacagaaaatccgtcgaaaaatccgtctataattatCGACGAAAATCCGTCAAAAAATACGTCTgtaattaccgacgaaaaatccATCGGGAAGTTCGACGTTTCAagaaaatggatggagaatttacagaaAGAAAATTcatcggtaactggtaaaaattcgTCGataattttccgacggaaaaaaatcCATCAGTAAATAATTTTCGATGAAATTTTTATAAAGGGATAAAATCCATCGGTAATTTCGTTGGTAACCGAAAATTCAtctataataaagactaaatctattTATAAATTTGTCTATATTAATCTATTTTCTAGTTGAAAATATATATCCCATCAACTTTATCAACCACAAGATAATCAGTGTGAATAATTTTATGATACTGGTGGTAATAAGTTTTATATATaggttttaaatattaaattccgATTGATtgtgtatttttttatcatatatatatatatatatatatatatatatatatatatatatatatatatatcgatgTAAAATAAAACCATATTAAAATGTCTTAACGTACACATAGTATACCTCATAAGAAGGCCAGACGTACGCTAATATACAATTATATaagtttaattataattaaattacttagaattaaaatattttaccgaaaaagaaaaattaaagccgTAGTTTAAGATGGAAAAGGTGCGACTTAGTTTAAAAGTAGATAATGTATTAATTAAGACTGTTGGTTAATAACTTaatacaaaaatgaaaaatgtCACGTAGCATGGTTAAGCTTGACTTAATATCCTTCCTAACTACTATATtacatgtataaaaaaaaatttacaactttcagttatttgtataaaatatatattaaaaataaattaaataatatatatattttataaaattatattataactaatttaataattattttgatgGGCATGCACATCATATTATTTTATGGCCCCTATGCAGTTGGGATATCTATGTTTATCAACACGGGAGATTTTATGGTGCTTATAGTTAAAAAAAGCATAGTATGCTGACTATATGTGTCATGAGAAGAAGAATGACACGTAATTTTGTATGTTTGTTTCTCCTTCATACTGTCACCTTTACACACACAGTCACAGTCATACACAcaattttctgttttttattatgAGCTAAATTACAGCataatattttgattaattttttaaaaactgaaatttatttttgataatgaactgaatttatttaatttttagactTTTAATTGAACTTATAATAATTGATATTTTATAGACCAAAGCTTGATTGaaatcatatataataaatatatataatttcttgaaacttaaaaaatatatatataaccccTTCCGTAGAGTAAAAAAAAGATATACGACAACGACGCTGACCTTTTTTAATGtagttttttataattaatatcccATGACAcatcaaaatagaaaaaaatatattcttaaaaaattaacaataattttataaatccCATAACATTGGTTATTATAAAAACTTCATTTCATAATATTCGCAAAAGCTACTAATcagtttatttaatattttaatctaatttattattttatctctatttttattcttaattatttatatagtTTAACTAAGTTACTAATCATAATTGTAGATTTGTTAGTTAGGTTGGTGGAATTCGTTAATAcagaaataaattttttgaattaagaaaaataaaataaataattaaaaattgagaaaaaaatttattactaataataatgTATAGAATAAACTAAGTGAGAGTAacagtaattttatttttgacaaaattagAAGTTATGAGAATATGATATCTTCTTGTCTTTAAGAATTtgaataaaaagttatatttagtatataaaaaatattattacatattaaaattaattattatgtatttaatcataaatacatgtattgtatgtttaattaatttttaaattattttaaaaaaatgattacattaaaaatcatttaccaaaaaaaaataatcaattcttttaaaaaataagttataaattGAAAACATGAGAAATGGTAATTTTATTCCTATTTTTTGATAatgttactctatatataattttttttggtatatCTTTTTTTTACTGTATAAAAGGAgttttatatatgattttttttggtatatcttttttttttactgtaCAGAAggagttttatatatatatatatatatatatatatatatatatatatatatatatatatatatatataatattctttttaGGTTTAAGAgatcatatatatttattatatatgatttCAAGTAagtcttggtaaaaaaaatatcaaCTATTATAAGTATAGTTAGTAGtctaaaaattaaatagattCGGCCACTACCAAAAATGAattccaatttttcaaaaattaatcaaaatattaaGCTGTAATTTAGCTCATAATAAGAAATGGAAATTGCGTGTGTGATGATAACTGTATGTATAAAGCTAATAGTGTGAGGTAGAGAGAAGCACATCAAGCCACGTATCACTCTTCTTCTCTTGACACATATAATCAGTATAGTATACTTTTTTCAGCTGTAAACACCATAGAATTTTCCTATCAACAAACTGTTAAATATGGCTTTCAATATTGAAAGAGGCTTTGCCTAACTGCTCGTGCATGGACAACACTTCTAATTTTGCATAGagcatatataattttttttaaaatttattaaaaattttaaaaatatttttaaaatttattttattttattcttattccaaaaatattttatttacatcaaatatatttCTGACggatcatttttaaaaaatttagaaccaattcaacaacaaatttacaaaaacaattatcaacataaatAAGTTAGAAAAAATTATCATGTATTTTTGTCAGATtagttctaaatttttaaaaaatttagttgtcaTTAATATATTTGACGTAAATCgaaattttttaatacaaaattaaaacaaaagttTAAGAATGTTTTTAAAGCTTttgataaatttcaaaaataataaatatgctTTACCCTTTAATTTTTAAAGTTCAAGTAttcatatgatttttttatttttctaggtaAACTCCTTTTATCGTGGCGAAAAAAAATTATGGAGATGCTGctctcacattttttttaaagtaaaccCTTAAATTATCAGCATTTACTTTAACGATAAATTTATGGTTTAATTCTTCAattaatctttataattttaccaaacttttaattaagtctttatatatatatatatatatatatatatatatatatatatatatatatatatatatatatatatatatattcaattggatctttataacatataaaattttgtaattaaatctcTTTTATGGCTAAAACATTAgaattaatgaaatattttattaaataaaacgaAATATTCAATCAAATGTTTGACGTATTTGTTTTATTTAACGAAATATTctgttaatataattttaatatttttatcacggtataataatttaattgaaaaaaatataagaactgTTAATACCCTAACTCAAcactaaggcccaggtccaaatgaAAGGTCCAATCCAAAGATTGGTCCTCACTTGACACCGACCTTCTCTCAGGAAGTCGGATCTAACCATGACTTGCTCCAAGGAAGTCGGAGgtgaagattagctggcagataacccttattcaaataagtaactccccctaaaatctctcaacccacttccaagaGCCATATCTCAATTTTCCTAAAATAAAGGGACagttatcctccttaaaaggtggaactactccaacggtggttattggatcaccactataaatacactgacacccctcaggtatctctaaattCCAATATTCTCCAAACTTGCttagacccttgctgacttaggcatcggagtatctttgcaggtaccaccctcaTTCAAGCGATTGGGCCAACCTAACAAGTCCAGCCCACCTATCTCCGGTTACCCATTATAACATTGGTGCCGTtaccggggacccgagagatcaacgaGTAAATGACGGACGATTCACCCCAAGATGGCCACGTAGCGTCTGATTCTGAGCAAGAGAACCTAAACATTGGAAACAACAATGATGACATCGACGCTCACCAAGGGGTAACAAATCAACATAAAGAAGGTACTTCAGGATTGAAAAATCCGAAAACGAACACCTCTAAAGGGCGCGAGTCAGGAAAGGAAGGACAACCCCATGCAGCGGATTTCATGGGGTTGTTCCACGGCCATCAAGGGCGTTTGGAACAATTGGAGCAAGAGCTGGAACGACAGCGAGAGACAGAAAAAAATTTGAGGAGCGAGATAGAgtgacgaaaagagttagaagaaaAGTTCTTGAGGCTGGAATCTACTCTAAAAAGTCAAAGCTCCCGCAGCGATCGAGAAGATTTTCACTTGGGGGGAGAGGACCTATTTAGCGAGGACaaaatgagggcaaaagttccaaggaacttcaaaagccctgatacggacctctacgatggaactaCCGATCTAAAGCATCATttaagcaactttaaaagtcggatgtacctggcCGACGCTTCCGATGCtactcgctgcaaagcttttccgaccaCTTTGACGAAAGCagtgatgaagtggttcgacagtcttCCCCTTAGGTCGGTTACAAGTTTTGACGACCTCTCACGAAAGTTCTTGAtgcgattctccatccagaaggacaaagtaaaacacgcaccgagcctcctgggtgTGAAACAGGAGGTCGGGGAACCTTTAAgagactacatggaaaggttcaataaagcgtgcttggagattcaagacttgcccacagaggcagtaatTATGGGCCTAGTAAATGGACTCAGGGAAGGTCCCTTCTCCCAGTCCATATCGAAAAGGCACCCAACCtctttaagtgatgtacaggaaagagctgagaagtacatcaacatagagGAAAATGCCAGACTGCGAGAGCCGAACTGGCGACCTGGGCACTCTCACTCATCgaaggagaaagaaagagagcccaagaaaaaagaggaagtcGGCCCTGAAAGGCCTAGGAGATATTACTCCTATACTCCTCTAAGAGTTTCCCTAGTTGATGTATACAAAAAAATTTGCCTTACTGAAAGGCTACCACCCCCTAGgcccatcaaaaacaaaaggggaGGGGGGAGTCGTGGCGACTACTGTGAATATCATAAGATATATGGTCACTCGACGAATGATTGTTACGACATTAAAAATGTAATAGAAAAGccggccagagaaggtcggcttgatagatatctcatggaaaggtcggaccaTCATGGGAAAAGGAAGCGAGACGACAAGGACCGAAGAGATCCACCGCCACAGACCCCAGAAAGgcatatacatatgatctcggGGGGATTCAGTAGAGGCGACCTCACAAAGTCGTCTCATAAGAGACACCTGAAggaagtctaccaggtcgggaGCGAGGTTCCCAACCTCCCAACCAtctcattcaccaaagaagatgggcaagggatCATCCCTGGACATGATGATCCAGTGGTGATAACCATGGTCCTTGCCAACCCCATCTTCACAGAACTCTGGTAGATCAAGGGAGCTCGGCTGACATCCTTTTCAAGCCAGCGTTTGATAAGCTGGGATTGGATGAAAAGGAGTTAAGAGCTTATCCTGATACCCTGTATGGACTGGGGGATACACCAATAAAACTACTAGGATTCATACCCCTCCACACGacttttggaaaagggaaaaAATCTAAAACTCTGAGCATCGACTTCATAGTCGTCGACGTGGGATCAGCCTACATTGCTTTAATCGGCAGGACTACCCTAAATCGGCTCGGAGCAGTGGTGTCCACCCCtcatctttgcatgaaattcccaacaccaGAGGGAATAGCAACCATCCGGGGAGATcagaaattggcaaggaaataCTATAATGAAAGCTTGAACCTGAGAGAAAAGGGCAAAGAAGTTCACACCATAGAGCTTGGCGGAGTCAGAGCTAAAGAAGAGTTGCGGCCGCAACCAGGGGCAAAAACTGAGGAATTTAtcggagaagaggaagaaaaaaacaCCAACATAGGAGCTAGCCTAAAGGGAGACCTAAAACAGAGGCTGATAAAGCTCCTATAAGATAATttcgacctcttcgcctggaaggcctctgacatgccagggatagatcccAAACTCATGTCGCACAAGCTATCAATGTACCCCGGTTTGCGACCCGTTCAGCAAAGAAGAAGGAAGCTTGGACCTGAGCGAGCTCAAGTAGTGGAAGAACAAGTGCAAGccctcctagaagccggcttcatcaaaGAGATCAAATATCCGGCGTGGCTGGCAAATgtggtgctagtcaaaaaacaaaatagcAAGTTGAGGATATGCGTCGATTACACTGACCTGAATAAGGCGTGTCCCAAATACCCATATCCACTGCCAAGCATCACTACCCTAGTAGACTTCAACTCAGGGTATCGATATTTgtcatttatggatgcatactcgggatacaatcaaattccgatgtacaagccggatcaagagaaaacctcattcatcACGCCTAGGGCAAACTATTGCTATGTGGTTATGCCTTTTGGGTTAAAAAATGCTGGAGCCACATActaa contains:
- the LOC112805310 gene encoding uncharacterized protein yields the protein MGLVNGLREGPFSQSISKRHPTSLSDVQERAEKYINIEENARLREPNWRPGHSHSSKEKEREPKKKEEVGPERPRRYYSYTPLRVSLVDVYKKICLTERLPPPRPIKNKRGGGSRGDYCEYHKIYGHSTNDCYDIKNVIEKPAREGRLDRYLMERSDHHGKRKRDDKDRRDPPPQTPERHIHMISGGFSRGDLTKSSHKRHLKEVYQVGSEVPNLPTISFTKEDGTLVDQGSSADILFKPAFDKLGLDEKELRAYPDTLYGLGDTPIKLLGFIPLHTTFGKGKKSKTLSIDFIVVDVGSAYIALIGRTTLNRLGAVVSTPHLCMKFPTPEGIATIRGDQKLARKYYNESLNLREKGKEVHTIELGGVRAKEELRPQPGAKTEEFIGEEEEKNTNIGASLKGDLKQRLIKLL